In Thermodesulfobacteriota bacterium, the genomic stretch CACCAAAAGTGTAGACCCGCCGACCCTCGGGTTGACGGTTCATCCCCACGCCCGTGGGGAACACGAAGACGTTCCGCCGGTGAAATACTATGTCCTCGGTTCATCCCCACGCCCGTGGGGAACACTCGTAGAAGGGTATGTATTCGAGCACCCTGTCGAGGTTCATCCCCACGCCCGTGGGGAACACTAGAAATCATCACGAGTGGCCCTAAACCACATCGGTTCATCCCCACGCCCGTGGGGAACACCCCGGTGATGCTCGTCGAACTTTTTTTTCGTGCGGTTCATCCCCACGCCCGTGGGGAACACATGTAACCATGCTCCGGAAAGAAACGTTTGAACGGTTCATCCCCACGCCCGTGGGGAACACCATGGCGGGCTTCTATCTCAACCTCGTCCTTACGGTTCATCCCCACGCCCGTGGGGAACACGCCCTGCACGCGCTGGAGGGCTTTTAAAAAGACGGTTCATCCCCACGCCCGTGGGGAACACTTGCCCGTCTCCGTTTCCGGCTGCTCGTGATGCGGTTCATCCCCACGCCCGTGGGGAACACTCTCGGTGCAAACACCATTGCATATCAGCCTGCGGTTCATCCCCACGCCCGTGGGGAACACTCTCGGTGCAAACACCATTGCATATCAGCCTGCGGTTCATCCCCACGCCCGTGGGGAACACACAAGCACCAGAAGTGGGAATATTTTTTCCTGCGGTTCATCCCCACGCCCGTGGGGAACACTTTTTCAGTGCATGAAGCACCTCCGTTCTAGCCGGTTCATCCCCACGCCCGTGGGGAACACCCAAAGAGCCGCCCGATGAACTCTATCATCTCCGGTTCATCCCCACGCCCGTGGGGAACACATTGGAATGAGTTACTCCTCTCAAAAGGGCTCCTGATACCGCAGAGATATCGAATTCGATTTTTATTTCTTATAAGATTCAGTCTCTGAGTCAACAATGGTCTCACAATGGCCCAATCTCCTCAACCTGTACCAATAGACCGGTCGAGGAGATATTGGACGGGTTGTTTCAGCTTCAGGAGGATGACTACCTTTTAATCAGGACCGCTGTACCGGTATAGGTCACCTTGGAGACCATCCACTGGGAGCCCTGCTGCTGATAGCTCCCGGTACTCATCTTAAGGTCGACGACCCCGTTTGCTCCGAGCTCAAGGGCACGGTTCATAAGATTATAGAGGGCTTCTTTCTCCGCCAGCTTGAATTCCTCCCCGAATGAAGCGGCCGTGTCCGATACCCCGCTGACGACACCTATGATATCGAGCTCCTTGCCAGGGATGGCGCTTGAGGTGACTACAAGAATCTTCTCCCCCAGTTCCTTGCACTTCTTCTCCGTATCTGCCAGCTTGGCAGTGGCTCTTAGTCTTGCTGCAATGATCAATATACTACAATCACAGCTCCGATTAAAATTATTGTAAGCATTTTTTCTATTCTCCTTTTTCTGAAAACTTAATCAGTCATTTACAGACAAGACAGGTTCTTCCTATCCACCTCATGTCGCCATGCTTCAATTTGAGGTACTTCCAATAACTCTGGAAACCTTACTGGGGCTCGGGATTCGATGCGGCTGACTGTGAATCAGCTTGGTCCTAGCGGCCTTTATGGGTTCGAATCCCTCCCCCCTGTAAGGTTTTAGCCCCTATGGGCCGTGAACGGCGGCATTGATGTAAGTGCAATGAGCTTCATTTTCACAGCCGCCGTTCTCCTCATCACCTCCCTTCTTGAGAATTTATCTATCCCCCACACCAGGAAGCCCTATGGCTTCCATTTGCTATCTCGTCTTCCTTTCAGCCTCTATTTTCCGGTCATGCCGGCGTACCAGGTATGTCCCGACGAGGCCTATGACCGTCATTACCGCAAAGAATATCTCCAGCGTTCCCATAATTTAGCTCCTTTCAATGCCACAATTTGCAGTCCTTTGATTTTAAATATCTTTTCAAATGCCTTTTCTTTTTTTCCTTTTAATTGTCCTACGCCTTAAGATGATTTATGAGGTCCCGTATAGGCGCTATGGTCAGTAATATAGTCATGAGGTCCGCCGTTACGGCTATGAGCTGCTTGATAAGCCCTGCCATGTATCCCCTCCTTTCCGCCCCCAAGGCTACTTAAAGCCCCTGAGGCCGTTCTCTTTGTTTTCCCAGTATCAATTTGCGTGTTTCGTGTTGCCCGTTTCGTTATCCCTGCCTTGCCCTCCAATCACTATTTTCCGTATTTTCCACTCAGCTTCATGATAACATACCGTTCGGGGGCAAAAATTTCGTGCCCGTTCTCGAATCAGTTCTGAAGCTCCTCCCTGGCCTCCTCTGCAAGAGCCAGAATCCTTATGAGCTTCTTCTTTGAGGCCATCCTGGTTACGTAATGCCTGAGTTCATTGGAATCGAGCTCGAAGCTCAGGAACTCCCCGCTCTTTCTGTCAAGGAGGCTTATCCTGAGCCCGGCCTTGCGGATGCTTATTCCCATAAGAAGGTCCGCTTCTTTCATCGTTCCCCATTCTTTTATGAGTGGCATGGTCATTTGTAACTCCTTTACAGCTTATATATGAGGTTCAGGAAGGTGCTGGTAAACCTGAACGAGCCTAATTTGGTTGTGGCCATATGATACTTGAGGTCTGCACCTACGCCGACACGGTTGGTAAACATGTACTCAAGACCAAGGCCGGGGACCAGGCCCCAGCCCCGGCGGGTCCCGTCCTCAGGGTGGATGTCCTCCCATTTGGTCTGGTAGTAGCCAAGCCCAAACGAAACATATGGCCTGACCCCGTATGCCAGGAAAGCATCGGAATAACCCCGTAAGCTCAAAATGAGACCGAGCAGCATGGCGTCCGCATTCGAGATGGACTTGCCATGGGCCTCCCAGATGTCCTTGGAAGCATCCCAGGTAGTGCCCTGGTACGACTGGTACAGAAAATCGAGCCGGACCTCGGTGGATTCCTCGATCTCTGCGCCTATCCCGAGGTTAAGGCCGTAGGTCAGCTCGCCATTTAATCCGGAGGTCAGTTCATATCCCAAGGACAATTTTGTATCCCCCAATTGTGCCCATGCCATGGTAGGGCTTAATATGATTAGAACGAAGGCGATCAGAACGAATATCCTCTTCACGGCTGTTCTCCATGTTTGTTTTTTTATCGTTTTAATGTTCATTATTTTCGCCTTCAATCCGCATATGTGCCTGAAATACAAGGACTAATCACCAATCCGATTAAAGAGAAATTACTCCACCCCTGCCCTGACACAAGTACAGGGCAGCCGAATCCGCCATCTCCCCCGTTCAGTGCGTATCCCTTTTAGCTTTTAATCAGCAGACGTGGAACCTATCTGGGCAGGATGCCCCCGGGCTCGGATACCTTGGAGCTCTTTATAAGCTCAGCCCCGGGGACAAGGGTTGAGAGCTTCTCGGCTATCTTGTCCAGACTCCGCTCGGCTGCGTCCTCGTTACTGCCTACGAGGCCCTTTTTAACCGCCGAGTTGACCATCCCGGTGAGCCCGTCTCTGTGGGTCGTGGTGCTTACGACCACGATATGGACTCTGGTGCCTTCCCTATATGGATAGAGGCAGGCGGTGTAGTTATCCGACTGGGTAGTGCCGGATCTCGAGAAGCCGCCGCTATTTGAAATAATGGTATACGCATTAGGGCACTTGACCGTCTGGAAACTCATGCCGGCTCCAAAGGGCATCGCTATCTGCTGGAGGCCCATCTCGAAGTTCCCGGGCCTCTCGGGCAAGGTATCCGATACGATTCCTCTTGTGACCATGAGGTTGCTTGCCCTCACGGCCATGGCCGTCTTTACCGGCTCGACGAGCCTCTCCGGGCTCATCGAAAGTGGCACGTCATAGCTCCTGAACGAGGTCACGGATTCCATGCGAGGGGTAGTAGCGCAGCCTGCCAACACCAGAAAACCTAAACAGATTAAAAACAGTCTCATAAGTATCAGCCTCCTTAAGAATTGAAATTGAGCAAAACTTCAACCAGATGGGTAGAATACTCTACCTAAAAGGGAAATTTTTGTCAATAGCTTCTACCATATCAATAGTTTCAATCCTCCGATAATTCAGGGAAATTATCCGGACCGGAGGTGAGCATGAAAAAGGATATGAATAAGCTGTTCGGGAACAGGATCAAGAGCCTCAGGAAGAGATTGGGCTATTCGCAGGAGAAGCTTGCGGAAATGACTGAAATAAGCTCAAAGTATTTAAGCAGGCTCGAGACGGGAGACCAGTTCCCGTCATTGGAGGTGCTGGAGAGGCTTGCGGAAAACCTTAATGTCGAGCCAAAGGACCTTTTCGAGTTCTATCATGAAGAACAGAGTCCGAGAAAGCTCAAGGAGACCCTAACGGCCCTCATAACCAAAGCGGACGAAGAGGAACTGCGCATACTGGTGAGGATTGCCAGAGCAATACTGAAGTAGCAGCATATGTTTATTTGTATCCAGATGAATCGTCTGCCGTCCCGAAGACCTGGACAATGGTCCACTCCTTCTTTATTGATCTTATGCAGTTTATGGGGCGTGAGTACGAATACATTCCCGCTCTCAAGGGCCGACCTGAAGACCAGGTCTTGCATATCCGCGAAGTTAAGCGTCCGTCCGGCGTCGCACCCCAGGGATTCCGCAAAGAGGCTCCTTTCGCGTTCTGTGGCGCCTCCATGCATCAGCCTCGTCCTCGTCCATGCCAAACGCGAACCTGTCGATGCGCGCCTGGAGCTTAAGCCCGGTGCTCACGGCATTTATGCAGAGGGTGTTTATGGCCCCTGAGGCCAGGGAGGAGACTTGACAAATAACCATAATTTTGGTAAAAAGTAGTTATAAATAATAGTGGAGGTAGTCCTTTATATGCATACAGTAGGCATAAAAGAGCTCAAGGCCAAATTAAGCAGCTATGTCGATAAAGCCTCGCATGGTGAAAAAATCATCATAACCGATCACGGGAAAGAAGTGGCCCTGATAGTGCCCATTTCAAGTGAGCGCCATGCTATAAGCTCGCTAATGGAGGCCAATAAGGCGCAATGGGATGGCGGAAAGCCGTCGGGGTTAAAAGGCATCCACATCAAGGGCAAGCCCCTTTCGGAGACCGTGCTGGAGGAAAGACGTTGATCCTTTATCTCGACACCAGCAGTATCGTAAAATTGTACATCGAGGAGGAAGGGACGGAAGCCGTAAGAAGGTGGGCCGAAGAGGCTGAAGTGTTGGCCACTTGCCGGGTAGCCTGCCCGGAATTTATTTCCGCCCTTACACGGCGCTTTAAAGTAGGCGATTTATCCAAAAAAGAGTTCCGGGCCCTGGTCGACGGATTTTTAAAAGAGTGGAGCGAATTCGCCGTAATAGACTTTGACGAGTTGGAGGCCGCCCGTCTTGCCGAAAAACACGGGCTGAGAGGCTTTGATGCCATTCATCTTTCAGCATTGAAATTATTAAAAAAAAGAGATAATAATATTTCAGTGGCTTTTTCCTCTTTCGACAAGGAGCTGAACCGGGCCGCCGCCTCGGAGGGATTCACAGTCTTGACCACCTGACAGTCTCCGACCCACTCCGAGGCCATTTTGGCAACGGTGACCTTTACATCGGCCATAACATATGCAGCTTTAACTCGAATGAGCTAACTCCGAGTTTTTCAGCAAGCTGCCAAAGAAAAACTGTCTATCTGAATACCTCTGAAATCCAAAGAAGGATTTCATAATGGCGAGCAGGTTCGAGAACGTCTATGAATTCAAGATTACATTGCTTGGAATCGATCCGCCGGTATGGCGGAAGATCAGGGTTCCCGAAAACTATACGTTCTGGGATTTGCATGTAGCAATACAAGACTCGATGGGCTGGATGGATTCGCATCTCCACGAGTTCAACTTGAAAAACCCTTCAACATCGAGGAAAGCTGTTATCGGTATTCCAGACGACTCGTTCGACGACAAAAGGGGTGTCCTGCCTGGTTGGGAGCAAAAGATTGCTGATTACTTCTCACCAAAGAACCCAAAGGCAGCCTATTTATATGACTTTGGGGATGATTGGACGCATGAGGTAAAACTCGAAAAGATACTCGCTCGGGAAAAGGGCAAGCGCTATCCGGTCTGCATTGCCGGCGAGCGTGCGTGTCCGCCTGAGGACTGCGGCGGGATATGGGGTTACCAGAATTTTCTAAAAATCATCGCCAACCTGGCCCACCAGGAACACGCGGAAACGCTCGAGTGGGTCGGCGGTTCCTTCGACCCGGAGCGTTTCGACCCCAAAGGCGTCCTTTTCGACAACCCGAAGAAGCGCTGGAAACTGGCGTTCGAGTGAGTTTCACTGCCTAATTCGGTTGTCTGCCCTCCGTCCACCATTCCAAGCCGTCCTATAAACGCACGTGATGACTCCGGATGTTTACCTGTTGATTTAACCCACCTTTTGTGGAAGAATCTACACACAGGAGGCTTGCAATATGCTTTCCATATCCGACATAAAGGAGAGGCTTGCTCCCCTTTTCGATGCTGACGGCCTTAGTCTAATCATCTTGTTCGGATCCATGGCCTCTGGAGCTGTCCACGCCCGAAGCGACGTGGACCTCGCCTTTCTCTATGACGATAAAGTAGACATCCTTGAGCTTACAAACAGGACTTCTGCGCTGCTTGGGATCAACAGGGTCGACTTGGTAGACTTGAGGCTCGCAGACCCCCTTCTTAAGTTCGCTATTGCCAAGACCGGAAAGATCGTCTACGAGAGGTCGCCGGGGGAATTCAGCGAATTCTACTCCCTCGCTTTCAGAAGATATGTGGACACGAAAAAGCTCCGGGACGCCCAGGAAGGCTCCGTAAGGATGTTCCTGGCTGAAAGGGGGCTTTCGTGAGCCCGTTTGAGAAGGATATCCTCAGAAGAAAGCTTGCCGTGATCGTTGAATGCCTGAGAGCCCTCGCTCCCATAAAGGAGATGGAACCCGATAAATACGCAGAAGACATCTACAAAAGGAAAGCGACCGAGAGACTCCTGCAGGAGATGATCGAGGCTGCGATAGACATAAATACTCACATAATCGTCTCGGCCGGAGGAGGAGCCCCTGAGGATTACTTCCAGAGCTTCATCAAGCTCGGCGAGATGGGTGTTATCCCTGTAAAGCTGGCCAAAAATCTCGCCCCCTCGACGGGCCTGAGAAACAGACTCGTCCACGAGTACGACGACACCGACAACACGATCGTCCTCGCCGCCGTCAAGATGGCTGACGACCTCTACCCCCAATATATCGGGGCGGTAGAGGCCCACATAAAATCGACTGACTGAACCTATCAGGATGTTGAAAAAGTCCGTCCTGGACTTTTTCAAGCGCGACTTGCCCGAAGTGAATTCGTGCAAGTTTTACAAATTACTCGACTTTTACAGTCTCGCAATTTGGCACTCCAGCCATGGCTTGCCTTAGCAGGGTGTTTTTCAACCCTGCTAGAGCTATTGAGCTTTTCGCGTAATTTCCTTGACCTGCAATTTGGAAAGCATATTCCTTGCATTTATCTAATTTGCTCTCATTCGACAATCTATCAAGCTTGATGGGATTTACAGGAAAAATTCCCTTTAGCGCTCAAAAGCGCTCTACAGTAAGATTATGTGTCAAAATTTTCGGAGGAGATTTGAATGGGAATTTTCACTGGAATAGCAGGGCATGGAATTTGAGTCTGGTTCATCTCCTGAACGGATTTAGGAGTTGATTATCTCGATAATTTTTTTAAGTTTATGGAACTCATTTCTTTTTTTCGCGCGCATATCAAGCAGAATGGAAATCAGACTTGATATCTCGGGAGGGTACATATCCAGATCCCGGGAATGCCTTTCCTTGCAAAGTTCCGTACAGTACTTATAGAGATCAGGCCTCGCTAGCTTGACCAGCCGACCGAAATCGCCCTGCAGCGTTTCACTGATTTTCCATAGAGTATCAATATCCAGCTCCTTCCCCCGCCTGCCGTGCATCCAGTTTTGGTATGCCTGGGCAGTAACCCCTATTTTTTCGGCGACTTTCCTCTGAGTCCACTTTTCGTTGGTCTTTCCGGTAAGCTCGGCCCTGAGCCGCTCCAGCTCTTTACCTAAAGATGTCTTTGGCATATATCTTCCCCGGATGAGAATGCTGCAACTCCCGCTGGCGGTCGGGATTAGAAGAAAATAATCTAATTAAGAGCCGCGCTCAAGTTATGCAAATTTGAATGCTGCGCTTGCTGTATAAAAACAGAGATGCCGGTGCGGGCACGAGAAAATTGTGATGGCGGTCGGGCCGAAAGCAACAGTGCCGGGGTGATGCTTGAAATTTAGCAAATTTTCCAGATTTGTAAAGCAACGTAGTGTTATGAAATTTTACGGATTTGCCTGCGATGGCCTCCCCCTAAACGAATCAAAGCCCCATTGTTTTTTGTTTATATTATTGTTTTATATGGTTTTTTTAAAAAAGACTAAAGCAGTAATCTTTCGGGCCGATAATATAACAGTTTGTTATGGTATATCTGAATTCAGGTGGACAAATCCTCCTGCAACGGGTTGCGATGGGGGCCTTTCCGGCCTGGTAGCCACGAGCGCGCGCCCGGTTTTTGAAGCTGTCAAAAAAAGGGATGGGGAGGGAACATGTTGAATCGTTTGAGCATCAAGTTTTTTCTGACGGGAGTCATAGGTCTATTGGTCCTCTTTCTTATTGGGATTTCAGCCGGCAATGTCTGGGATTCTTACAAAAAAGCGACCGCGGTAAAGCAGCTGGAAAAAGCCAACCGCCTTTCCGATCACATCCTGCGCGCTTCAGGTTACCAGGCCAAAGAACGAGGGATCACCGCAATATTCCTTGCTCCTGAAGCGGTCATGGACGACACTACTTTTATGAAACTTAAAGAAATCAGGAGCGCCGGGGACGAAGCTTTCAATAATGCGCAAAGCCTGGCCAAGGAGCTTTTTGAGCACGACCCGTCAAACCTCCTTTTGAAGACCGCGATGGAAAGGGCCAGCGGCTCCTTTTCCGGATTGCATGAGATGAGAAAGAGCGTCGACGGAAACCTGATGAACCCGACCAAGACACTCACGGCAACGAGCTGGATAGGCTCAATGACGAGGTTGATCGACGACTGCGCCGAACTTCGTCTTGCCCCATTCATGTCCTCAAAGAACAGCGAAACCCTGCATGATGCGCTCAGGATGAATATTGAGATTAAGCAGGCGGTGTGGCTTGTAAGCGAGTACGCCGGCAGGGAGCGCGCCACCATGGGTAGTTTCGTAAGTTCGAGAAGACCGGTTGAGCCTGCCGCCCTCGAGAGGCTTAATACATTCAGGGCGGTAGTCGAGATCAACATAATACCGATATTGCGCCTTAAGGAGACGGCAGGAATCGATCCGGCAGTACTGAGGGCCGTAACGGAAATGGAAAAGGTATTCCTCAGCGCCTTCGGGGAGGTCAGAAGTGGAGTCTACGCAGCAACTTCCACCGGAAACTATCCTGTTACCGGAAAGGAATGGGTTGAAAAAAGCAGCGAAGGCATAGACAGCATTCTGCATGTTTCAGACGCCATTGGAAAGATGGTCAGCTCTAAGCTCGACAGCGAGCTTAGAAGATACGAAAAGAGCATTTTACTGGATTCGGCTCTGCTTGCGGCGGTAGCGGCGATCTGCTTGATCTCGGTCATTTTCATCACGAGAAAAGTCATAGGACCGATGAATTACCTCAAGGAGGCGATGTCGGAAATCGAACGGACCGGCAATATCTCTTTAAAGCTCAAGGTGGATTCTCGCGACGAATGCGGCCAGATGGCCGAGACATTTAACCGGATGATGGGGCATATTCACGCCATAATCAAGGACATCAACGGTTCGGTTGAGCAGCTCGCGTCTTCATCCGAGGAGCTGAACGGCAGCGCCCAGCAGATATCCTCCGGCGCGACAGAGCAGGCCTCCTCTATTGAGGAAACCTCGACGGCAATGGAGCAAATGGCATCGAACATAAGGCAAAACACAACAAACGCAAGCGAGACCGAGGCGATAGCCATAAAGTCGGCCTCCGACGCGCTCAAGAGCGGTAAGGCAGTGGCTGAAACTGTAAGCGCGATGAAGGATATCGCCACCAGGATATCAATTATCGAGGAGATAGCGCGGCAGACGAACCTGCTCGCATTGAATGCCGCCATCGAGGCGGCGAGGGCCGGGGAGCACGGCAAGGGGTTTGCGGTAGTGGCATCCGAGGTCAGGAAGCTGGCCGAGCGGAGCCAGGCCGCGGCAGGGGAGATAGGCAAACTCTCTACCGCCAGCGTGCACACGGCCGAAGAGACTGGCGAAATGCTCGCCACGCTCGTGCCGGACATACAGAAAACGGCTGATCTCGTTAAAGAGATCACCTCCGCAAGCAACGAGCAAAGCGCAGGCGCGGACCAGATAAACAAGGCTATCCAGGAGCTTGACCACATAATCCAGCAGAACGCAAGCGGGGCCGAAGAGCTCTCGGCGACATCCGAGGAACTCGCAGCGCA encodes the following:
- a CDS encoding heavy metal-binding domain-containing protein, producing the protein MIIAARLRATAKLADTEKKCKELGEKILVVTSSAIPGKELDIIGVVSGVSDTAASFGEEFKLAEKEALYNLMNRALELGANGVVDLKMSTGSYQQQGSQWMVSKVTYTGTAVLIKR
- a CDS encoding outer membrane beta-barrel protein; translated protein: MNIKTIKKQTWRTAVKRIFVLIAFVLIILSPTMAWAQLGDTKLSLGYELTSGLNGELTYGLNLGIGAEIEESTEVRLDFLYQSYQGTTWDASKDIWEAHGKSISNADAMLLGLILSLRGYSDAFLAYGVRPYVSFGLGYYQTKWEDIHPEDGTRRGWGLVPGLGLEYMFTNRVGVGADLKYHMATTKLGSFRFTSTFLNLIYKL
- a CDS encoding helix-turn-helix transcriptional regulator, with the translated sequence MKKDMNKLFGNRIKSLRKRLGYSQEKLAEMTEISSKYLSRLETGDQFPSLEVLERLAENLNVEPKDLFEFYHEEQSPRKLKETLTALITKADEEELRILVRIARAILK
- a CDS encoding type II toxin-antitoxin system prevent-host-death family antitoxin yields the protein MHTVGIKELKAKLSSYVDKASHGEKIIITDHGKEVALIVPISSERHAISSLMEANKAQWDGGKPSGLKGIHIKGKPLSETVLEERR
- a CDS encoding type II toxin-antitoxin system VapC family toxin, whose product is MILYLDTSSIVKLYIEEEGTEAVRRWAEEAEVLATCRVACPEFISALTRRFKVGDLSKKEFRALVDGFLKEWSEFAVIDFDELEAARLAEKHGLRGFDAIHLSALKLLKKRDNNISVAFSSFDKELNRAAASEGFTVLTT
- a CDS encoding plasmid pRiA4b ORF-3 family protein, yielding MASRFENVYEFKITLLGIDPPVWRKIRVPENYTFWDLHVAIQDSMGWMDSHLHEFNLKNPSTSRKAVIGIPDDSFDDKRGVLPGWEQKIADYFSPKNPKAAYLYDFGDDWTHEVKLEKILAREKGKRYPVCIAGERACPPEDCGGIWGYQNFLKIIANLAHQEHAETLEWVGGSFDPERFDPKGVLFDNPKKRWKLAFE
- a CDS encoding nucleotidyltransferase domain-containing protein, whose product is MLSISDIKERLAPLFDADGLSLIILFGSMASGAVHARSDVDLAFLYDDKVDILELTNRTSALLGINRVDLVDLRLADPLLKFAIAKTGKIVYERSPGEFSEFYSLAFRRYVDTKKLRDAQEGSVRMFLAERGLS
- a CDS encoding DUF86 domain-containing protein, with the translated sequence MSPFEKDILRRKLAVIVECLRALAPIKEMEPDKYAEDIYKRKATERLLQEMIEAAIDINTHIIVSAGGGAPEDYFQSFIKLGEMGVIPVKLAKNLAPSTGLRNRLVHEYDDTDNTIVLAAVKMADDLYPQYIGAVEAHIKSTD
- a CDS encoding helix-turn-helix transcriptional regulator — its product is MPKTSLGKELERLRAELTGKTNEKWTQRKVAEKIGVTAQAYQNWMHGRRGKELDIDTLWKISETLQGDFGRLVKLARPDLYKYCTELCKERHSRDLDMYPPEISSLISILLDMRAKKRNEFHKLKKIIEIINS
- a CDS encoding methyl-accepting chemotaxis protein, producing the protein MSIKFFLTGVIGLLVLFLIGISAGNVWDSYKKATAVKQLEKANRLSDHILRASGYQAKERGITAIFLAPEAVMDDTTFMKLKEIRSAGDEAFNNAQSLAKELFEHDPSNLLLKTAMERASGSFSGLHEMRKSVDGNLMNPTKTLTATSWIGSMTRLIDDCAELRLAPFMSSKNSETLHDALRMNIEIKQAVWLVSEYAGRERATMGSFVSSRRPVEPAALERLNTFRAVVEINIIPILRLKETAGIDPAVLRAVTEMEKVFLSAFGEVRSGVYAATSTGNYPVTGKEWVEKSSEGIDSILHVSDAIGKMVSSKLDSELRRYEKSILLDSALLAAVAAICLISVIFITRKVIGPMNYLKEAMSEIERTGNISLKLKVDSRDECGQMAETFNRMMGHIHAIIKDINGSVEQLASSSEELNGSAQQISSGATEQASSIEETSTAMEQMASNIRQNTTNASETEAIAIKSASDALKSGKAVAETVSAMKDIATRISIIEEIARQTNLLALNAAIEAARAGEHGKGFAVVASEVRKLAERSQAAAGEIGKLSTASVHTAEETGEMLATLVPDIQKTADLVKEITSASNEQSAGADQINKAIQELDHIIQQNASGAEELSATSEELAAQAARLQSAIAYFKLEDKKAGAGPTSRKSHAPLRVAQLKKPEAVNGAPGAGIRVQEAY